The Maridesulfovibrio hydrothermalis AM13 = DSM 14728 DNA window ATATTGAACAATTTATGCATTCTCTGCGCAATTTATATAAGCAAATGCAGGAGCTTGGGGCCAGCGTTGAATCTCGAATGAGTTATATGACTTTTTCTGATCTTGCAGCAAGAACAGGTACAAAACCTGAACTTGTTTATAAGAAAATTTTAAAAGAGGAAATGCCTGATAACTTACTGTTTTTTAACAGGGAAAAGGCTCTGGAATGGCGCAAGGATAAGGATGAAAATTTCTTTAAGAAGTTCAAACGTCCCCGCAAGGTTCTTGAAGATCTCGAAAATGTTGATGATCTTATTTATATTGATAATCCGGCCCTTTTGAAAGTCTTCGCAGAATTTGAATTCTATAAGATTTCAGTCTTGTATTCTGCCGGAGACAGCCGGATCAAAAATAAGATTAAACGTAATATCGGGCGTAAAATGGCAAATATTCTTGAGCAGGAGCCTCCGGATGCCCGTGATCATGATGATCCAGAAGTATTAGAATGCTGTGATGAGCTTTTTGATCTAGTAAGAAAGTTGAAAAGGGCTATTTAGGATGTTTTTTTCGTAGTTATATGAATCCGGGAGCTGGTTAATGAGTTCAAATAAGCCCGTATCGAAAACTTTTTATAAAGGCGATGTTATTTTCCGTGAAGGAGATAAAGGTAACGTTGCTTATATGATTCAATCGGGTACAGTAAATATTGTTAAGAATATTAAAGGTAAACAAAATGTTCTGGCTACTCTGGGAGCTGGTGAGTTGTTTGGTGAAATGGCCATTATCACCAAAAGTGAGCGGGTTGCCGGAGCTGAAGCTGCATCTGAATGTTCACTCCTTGTTTTGACTGCTCGTTTAATACTTCTGCTGCTTAAAAAAAGTCACCCCACAGTTTTTCATTTAACTCGTATTCTTGCATCAAGGCTTGCTAATGCCAACCGTACTATCTCTGATAATCGCAGCGATAATTCATGGATGACCTTTTGCCGTTTTATGCACATGAAGCAGCGCGTGATAGATAGTACTCCGCCGGACATCAGGCCTATCGGGCTTGACTTTGATGTTTTTTGCAAGGAGCTGATTGATATAACGAATATGCCGAAATCTGATATTACCAAATTTATGAAATCCGCTGCCGGATTCAATATGCTCTCAACTAATAGACTTGCTAATAATACTTATGTAAGCATCACTGATCCGGATAATTTTCTTGAAATTGCTGAAAGTATTTCAGGCGATATCAATAAGTTTGGTGG harbors:
- a CDS encoding Crp/Fnr family transcriptional regulator; its protein translation is MSSNKPVSKTFYKGDVIFREGDKGNVAYMIQSGTVNIVKNIKGKQNVLATLGAGELFGEMAIITKSERVAGAEAASECSLLVLTARLILLLLKKSHPTVFHLTRILASRLANANRTISDNRSDNSWMTFCRFMHMKQRVIDSTPPDIRPIGLDFDVFCKELIDITNMPKSDITKFMKSAAGFNMLSTNRLANNTYVSITDPDNFLEIAESISGDINKFGGKVCLADYMDIDDFARMVESNPEMIYKKVGVGEFPEDICVLHKEATAKWAEKKGVQYFKESRRKRKSIDELEDVNDIVFVDIGTLKQAFRKIGYYKIGILLAIAEGDARKRIIMTLSKKIAGAIMKESRASEAIDQTEADDVEEELIDIIRDIKSSDIK